The segment TAACTTGATCAAGTTAATACGACTGTAATACCCTTTGCATCTTAACCATTTTTCAAAACCACATGAATATTTAGTTTTATGCACCAAATTTTATCCAAAAGAaaccattattatttttaatcttcTCAAACTGGTTTCTGCAGGCATCTTACCTCCAATCAATTTACAGGAAGCTTGCCTAACTCTCTAGCTAAACTGATGAACCTTGAGGATTTGTAAGTTGTTTCtgtaactaaaaattaaaaatttcctAAGGTTTCGTTTTATTGGCATCTACATTGAAGTACAACCTATTTGATTCAAAGCTTCCTTGTTGAACTTCTTCCAGGACTTCTCATATGCTTTTTTTCTTCCCTAGTATGAATTTCATGGTTGTAAATTGATTTATATAGTCACGAAAATTCTCACCTTAGTCAAGAACCTATAAACTAGTCCTTGAagataaattttacaaaactcTTAAATAATTGTTCGTTTTCATTATATAGTAGGGTAAGTGACAATAACTTCAATGGTACCATCCCAGAATATATCGGCAACTGGTCTCGGCTTCAAAGGCTGTAAGCTTGTCCTTCATTACTAATTTTCATTTCTCTTATGGTTTCTGTTTATCTACCATCTAAGCTTTGTTCTTTATTATCAACAGAGGTCTACTGGCAAGCGGACTGAAAGGTCCTATTCCTGATGCAGTCACTCGCCTAGAAAATCTTATTGATATGTAATGAACTTACCTTCATTATACGTATTAACAAAAAGACAATAATGTTTTAAGCGATATATCCAAATGCAGGAGTATTAGTGATACAACTGGGATAAACTCCTTTCCAAATATGTCCAGCAAAGCCATCAGGAAACTGTATTTTTCTTTACTTCAGTCATCAGTTTATCGTCTTGAGGATTGATTCTGTCTGAAAATTTCGAACTAAAATCCCCCTTCCCTGTTCCAGGATTTTGAGGAATGTGAGCTTGTCTGGTGCAATTCCTTCTTACATATGGAGTTTGCCTGAGCTAAAGACTTTGTAAGTTCTTTCTGTCAAAGCTAGTTTAATATACCCAGCATTACCCACAAAGGAATTAGAGTATCATCAGATGTGTATACTCATGACATTTTTCATATATGGActatattatttgtatatatagatTGTCATGGACTTAACGGGTACGCACTTTGTGAACTGATATTCAAGTATTAGAGAATCTGTAGATCTTCATATGCAAACGTTTACTTTTTTATTACATGTTTACTGCAGGGATTTATCGTTTAACAGCTTGACTGGCGAAGTTCGTGGAATACAAAGTGCACCAAAATTCACGTAAGTACTATACAATCTGAGACTAAACATGTTAAAGAGATGAAGTCCAAACATTGTCAATACCATAGTATCATGATCAAGTATGTATCATTCGGACATGTTTGTTCAGCTATTTGACTAGAAATAGACTTTCTGGAGATGCTGGATCAGGTGTTTTTCTCAATAGCAAATCTAATATGTACGTTTAAGCTTTCCCTtgtctatatattttttatttttaagatatttttcgCCATGTCAACTAATCTTTTTATTATGGTTATTTCTCACAGTGATATCTCGTACAATAATTTCTCTTGGTCGTCTAGCTGTCAGGAAAAGAGGTACCAATATGAAATCTTGGTAGATGTAATAcatcttctctgttttgttgATAGCATTCTCATGTTGAAGTTTCTATTTACACTTTTTGTTCAATCAGTAACATTAATACATACCAGAGCTCATATTTGAAGAACAACTTGTAAGTATATACTCTTCTGCTTTATCTCGTATCAGTAGAATATTTTGAACATGTTGTGCCATTGTGATGTCTAATTATTTTGGTATTCTTTTCATACAGAACTGGGCTTCTTCCATGTGCTGGTCCAATCAACTGCACAAGCTGTAAGTAAAGAACGTCTCTAACATGTTTATGTTGCTGTCTGTTTTGCCTGTTAATTTATATCTTTCAATTATGGCTGGCAGATCAGCGAACACTGCATATAAATTGTGGTGGACAAAACACAGTCATTAAAAACTCCTCTCATAAAATCAGCTACGAAGCTGATGATAGTACTGTCTATTCCACGACAAATCAACACTTCAAAACATGGGGAATTAGTAACACAGGTGTATTTGCCGCGGATGAACATAGTGAGAATGATACATATATCATCTTAGCTAGTTCAAAACTACCTGGAGATTCTCCTAATCTTTATAAGACTGCACGTAGATCTGCTCTCTCACTTGTTTATTATGCGTTTTGCTTGGAAAATGGACCCTACAATGTGAAACTCCATTTTATGGAGATTCAGTTTTCAGACGAAGAACCATTCAGTCGTCTTGGCAGACGCATATTTGATGTCTATGTTCAGGTGAATTGTCACTTAATAATTGTCTTCTTGAATCAACCATGGAAGATTGAAGTTCATTTTCTTTGCTATTTCTAGGGAGAACTGTTCTTGAAGGATTTTAACATCAAAGAGGAGTCTAATGGGACTATGACTCCTGTTGTAAAAGAAGTGAAAGCTGTAAATGTGACCAATCATATGTTAGAGATTCAGCTGTATTGGGCGGGGAAAGGGACAACCCTCATACCTAAAAGAGGAAACTATGGTCCTCTTATCTCTGCAATCTCCTTGTGCCACCACAGTAAGTTCTCTTTATCATATTGCTTTCTTCCCACTCAAGTGGCCATAACTTTAAATGACACTGgttcttttaaaaattcaggtaTGGAGCCACAATGTGGAGGTCAAAagacttgaaaatatatttttgtagctTGGTGTATATATGATCTATCATGTATATATTTACACTTCTGTTTGTCTTATTTACAGCGGAAAAAATAAGACATCACACTAATTATCCCCTAATTTTTGGGTCAATAGCTGCCTTGGTAACAATTATTCTTTTGGCTTTGGGAATATATGCTTGGAGAAGATGCATAAGAGACAAGAATACAAGCGAACAAGGTATCATATTTTCAGTGTATGAATCCATTTCTGATACATGACCAATTCGTTTCAGCTATTAGTAATTATTTTCTGTTGGGAACATGATCACATAGATCTAAGAGTCGAGGGTCTGCCAACGGTTTGCTTTACTTGGAGGCAACTGCAAGCTGCAACAAACAATTTTGATCAAGCCAACAAACTTGGAGAAGGAGGTTTCGGATCCGTATTCAAAGTATGCTAAAATAAATGTcaagttcttctcaatatgtAGAAACCTGAGAAAATATGATTTCTGATATGAGACACTTAATGTAGGGAGAGCTGTCAGATGGAACTATCATAGCAGTGAAGCAGCTTTCTTCCAAGTCACACCAAGGAAACCGCGAGTTTGTGAATGAGATAGGAATGATCTCAGGTCTGAACCATCCCAACCTTGTCAAGCTTTATGGATGTTGTGTCGAGAAGAACCAATTGATGCTTGTTTATGAGTACATGGAAAATAACTCCCTTGCTCATATGCTCCATGGTATATCAAAGTCATACagcttttcttttaaaaaatatgtttttagtcTAGTTCAAGTGTACACATATGTTCCCATATTTAAAAGTGATATTATTTCTATTTGGTTAAAACTCATTTCCAGGAAAGAGTTCCTTGAACCTGAACTGGAGGGCAAGACAAAAAATATGTGTTGGAATTGCAAGAGGGCTTGAGTTCCTTCACGAAGGATCAATGATCAGAATGGTTCACCGTGACATAAAGACCACAAATGTGCTTCTAGACGCTGACCTAAATGCAAAGATATCTGACTTTGGATTGGCTAGGCTACATGAAGAAGAACATAGCCATATTAGCACCAAGATTGCAGGAACCATGTAAGAGTAAGAGTagattataaaacaaatttcaaacaGTGGCCAAAGAAATATAGCTCAGTCTTCGTTATGCAGCGGATACATGGCTCCAGAATATGCACTATGGGGTCAGTTGTCAGAGAAAGCAGACGTGTACAGCTTTGGGATTGTGGCAATGGAGATTGTTAGTGGACAGAGTAATACGAAACAAAAGGGAAGTGCTGATCACGTCTCGCTTATCAATTGGGTAACTGagaaaattgtttttgtttcctttagcTCATTTGATGTGTTATTGTTTTACTTAAAACCACATGTTACCACAAATCTCAGGCAGTGAAGCTGCAACAGAAAGGGGACATAACGGAGATAGTAGATCCAGTTCTACAAGGTGATTTCAACACCAAAGAAGCAGTAAGGATGATCAAAGTTGCTATCGTTTGCACaaactcatctccttccttaaGACCAACCATGTCAGAGGTTGTGCAAATGCTGGAAGGAGAGGTAGAAATAACACAGGTTCTTTCAGATCCTGGTTTATATGGACATAACTGGAGCATCTCAAACCTCAGGGACATTGATACAGATGGTGGCTTGAGCACTTCTGTTGTAACCGATCAAACGGCAACAAGAATGAAATCGTCGGTTTCTGGTTGTGATCTCTACCCATTATACCCTGAATCCATGATCTTAAACTCCACAGTGGACTTTTCTTCCTCGTCACTGTAAAGCTGTGTGCGTTGCCTTGTGTCTTACGAGAGACAAAAGGCTTGTAAGTTGTCTTATATTAGTAAGATGTCTGAAACCTTACAGTAGCTTAATTTACATTGTACATGATTTTTATGTTACAGCTAATCTTCTTGTACATGCTTGGTTGCTTACAAGAAtcgttcggtttggttttgtaCTGATTAATTTTTAAGTTTGGATACGGTTTGGTTTTGCAAACTTATTTATTAAATCAGAAATGTAAATTGTAGTAGAATTCTACACATGGTCGATGTACGGCCTTTCCATGACACGTCTACGAAATTTGCATGTCTTGTATTTTATTATCATCATAAATTAATCTAACCATGtgacaaagaagaagagaatcttATCTAAGCGTGACACCAAATACAAAAATAAGCAAAGATGGCCTCGAGTGGCGACGAAAATCAGGTGGCTCCTGGAGATCCGGTGACGGTTTCCACACGCATGATTGATGCCGGAACTACGATCATGCAGAGGAGATTACCAGTGAAGCAAATGAACTGTCATGTTTCGACGTTTGCGATTTACAGTGGAGATATGTCCAGGCAAATAGAGACTCACCACTATGTTCACAGAGTCAACGACGAGTTCCTCCAGTGTGCGGTTTACGCCTCTGACCGTTCTGATGCACCTCTCATCggtactgttttttttttactcagaTTAAAGCTCAATCTTTTGAAGGGTTATActaaatttgttattttataggAATTGAATATGTAATATCAGACCGATTATATGAAAATCTGCCTCAAGATGAGCAAAAGCTTTGGCACTCTCATGCTTACGAGGTTAAGTCAGGTTCGTGGGCTTATCCACGATTGCCTGAGATTTTAGCTACTCCAGAGCTCAAGAACATAGCCAAAACGTACGGTAAATTTTGGTGCACCTGGCAGACAGACCGAGGTATGATATGTCTCTCTAAACCAGACCAATTCAATGTGAACGTTAGGTTTCTATAAGCTAGTATAGCAATTAGCAATTAATCTTATGGTTAAACAGTTAATTATCCGGTTTAAACCATTTAAAGCAATCAAACATTATTCAGAATCACGAAATTTATAGTTGTGAATCGGGTTGGATTTGTCCGGTTTCGGGTTGAACAAtcatttgtgtgtgtgtttatgtAGGTGACAAATTACCAGTGGGTGCACCGGAACTGATGATGTCACCACAAGGGGTGGAGCAAGGGGTATTAAGGCCGGAGTTGGTTAAGATCAGAGATGAGAAGTACAACATATCGACCGATCAGTTGAAACATCAGAGAGCAGAGATAGCCGAACCTGAGTGGATCAATCCGATGGCAGATTACTGGAAGCAACATGGTAAGTGTTTCGTAATCGATATTGCGACTGTCGATATGAAAAGTAACGAGAAATTCCCTTGAACAATGTACTATGAACCgggtttataaataatataataatgttacacttgttttcatttttttgtcgaGAAGATAAATATGAAAAGGTTCTTACACGAGAAGATGACACATTAGAGCATCTGCATCAATGAACCTTGACGGGATCGTAATTTTAATCTTACTTACACAAGTGAAAGGTTATTTTCGTCCAAATTTATACAGCTGTCACAACAAAGTGTCTCATCTTTACAATGTGTCTTCTAGTGAAAACAAAACTCATAATGTGTCCTTAAATGTAAGCTTCTCATACTTTTGTCATATTTGTACCCTTTATATCTTAAAGCTCTATATAGGAAGATTgaaaaaaactccaaaatcGGAAGAAACGAGTCTCAATAGTGGTTGTGGTTAGGTAGTATAGGctgttttttcttaaattaagaCATGGTTTTATGTAAAGTTGTTTGATGGATGTATTATTCTAGTAATTGCAAAATTATAAGAGTTAGCCTGGCAACTACATAGATTATTAGAGTTTTAGGtaatttctcttaattttttttgtttatttgtttgcGAGTCCACTTGTTTTTTAGTTCACGTTTTCTTTTCACTTTATTTCGAACTACATTATAAACAAAATCGAGCATAATATTTTCTTTCTGATTACTATCAAGTCAAATTACCATACTTTTACTCTTTTTAGTGTAAATAggatgaaaacaaattttaattgattggacaaaaagtaaaataactCAGCAGaaatatatcaatattattaatacaTAATCATTGTTAATATTTCCCCTACTACTACTTtgacatattattattttgccACTAGACCTACATATATTACAAATAATTGAATAACTAaatctaaaattaattaaaatagacGACATGAAGCAGTTACCTAACGTTTTTACACGAAGCTGTTCTTTTGTTACTGCCATCAAGACGAGTTCATTCATAATATTTGAAATGGGCGGGAACCAATTTCCTCGATCTTTTTTTAgccactattttttttataattatatctttttatcaaatagatatattttatcaactttttttttttgggttggactgcatttacatttttattttaaatgtaaatacaaaaaaatcattCAAAAGAATGTAAATACACAATCAAGAATACATATTTATATcaaacaaatttgatttttttctgaaaataatACGAATTTTGAAAAcgagatcaaaatctagttttactttaatttttatcgTTAATTGTGCTTTTCAGTCACAATCGTTATATTTCAATACAAACGATATTTTTTTATCCATGTGTCTTTATATTTATTGAGTTCAGATTTAGTATATTTCTACATTCAACATATGATAgactatttttaatatgtaatgTTTGAATTAAAACAAAGGAATTTTAATCACTTAAAGTTAGTATccttattattttgttatagtTCAGATTAAACGAAATCATTATACTTTCGATTAGATATATATGGTTTATCCAAAAAGGAGAATAGTCATGAACCCAAAACTGAACTAATTTGACCAACTGTTATCGGTATGTAACTGATTAGAGTTGTGTATTTCAAGCCCTTTTCTGTCTGGTTAACAACCCTTTCCAATtcctataaaatattttttccgcaacaagattttttatatttttttatatttttaaataaactaagttattatttatgttgggtaaaaataaaatactagtAACTTGAAATAACGAAATACAATAATGTGAAACAATAAGTGGGCCACAAGAAACGAAGACTAGTTTGTCAGGATACGCAGCCACCTCGCTTCCTTTATCAGTAAAACATTTCAAAAGTTTAATTCCTAGCttcatgaaaatatttatactcatttttaattttctaattgTTTTTGTGTTTAGATTCTTATGTACAGAAAGGCATTTCTTTCCTCTATAATTGTTTTTGTGTTTACTAATTTGATTCATACAACTATCATATACGGTATTTTTCACATATTCTCTTGCATTAAACTAATACAGGTCAGCCACTAATTTCACAGTCTTTGTCATAATTTTTGTTACATACTATATGTATCATATATTTGATTTAGGAGTGTTCAATCATGTAAAACCTAatctaatcaaataaagaaGATGATTTGGATTTAGTAATTGAATATACCGAATggatgttatttttaaaaagttgcaGTATCTGAATATGATTGGGTATATAAACCAATCAAACGTAATAAACCTagtaatcaaaatataataatacaattatatgaaaattatatgatataagtaataatatattaaaaaataatttttattgctATGGTCTTCATACTTTTTTAAGAATATTGATTTTAGTACATTtagtaaatttaatatatttttaggttAAAAAGTTAGTTTTCATCTTTATGTCAAATTAaacaacatatattttttactttttcattgacaaatatgtgtgctaatatttatttatttaataatattgttaattacaattttttttttttataaactattattaaCAAAGGAAACTACTCATACATAATCATGAAATACTACTCAAGCATAATAAtggaaaacataaaaataacgTTAACGTGATACACATGTATAGCATAATAGAAATTTTGgtctgtgacaaaaaaaaaagaaattttggtAAGAGTAATTATTCTGTTttgttaataaaagaaaaaatatatgcaGAAATCTTTATTACCAAATGAAtctatatatcaaatattttttttctacacAATTTCTTAGGACTTATATTAGGAAATTTATATTGAACATTAAGAAAAAACTTTGGCACAAAACAATGAATTGCCTACTTGTTTTCGTAGTTTAAGAAAATGCTAATAATGTTCTTTCGTAGTGGTTAATGGTATGTATCATGTTAGCCTAAATTTCATCATATATAAAGAATTAGTTGTAAATAATGAATATCATCTTCAAGTATTTGAAGTAAAGTATCGGttgcaaacaaaaaaactaatttcaTCTTATTTAGGCTTTTGGTATAATAATAATCGTGCTGCTAAATTTTATGTTGTGTTATGTGGTTCATAACCAATCATACTACAAATTATAAACTCAACCTAATTTGcagttattttttaatattttaattttatgttgtcAAAAAAATGTAAGAATCTGATATTCTGAAAAAATTAGTGCAATTTCAAAAtcgaaaaatatataaatcttatttACCAGTAAAGTTAGTaagaaaaatattcaaacaTACCGAACCCAtcaaaaattttaagttttgatCCACAATTCTAGTTAAAAATGTTTTCGGCCCAATGTAAATGATTATATAAATAATCTaaaactgtatatatatatatatatatatataaaaagtttgaTCATATACAAATCTGAATTTATTATACCCCAAATAAATTCGTATTTTCAAGGGGAGTCTATCTCTTTCCTCCGTTCTCTCTCCAAAATCTTTCACGGAGGAGATGATGAGAGTACTCAGATCTTTTTGTTGTTCTGATCTGTTGATCAGATGTTTGTCTCTGGAAAGCGGTGGTTCTCTTAACGCCGTCTTCGCCGGCTACTGACTCCGGGAAGTGGTGAACCTTTCACTGTCTTCGCCGGCTCTCCACCGGGGTTCTCCCGGTTCCGTTCGATCAGCGTTCTGGTGGTTCTTTACTCAATCGATTCTCCTTCTCGATCTTCGATTCTCGATTCCTTTCATTGATAAAGGCGATTCTCATCTTCAAGCTCTTCCTTTGTCTTTAAAGATGATTGTTGTGCATGTAGGAATCTCGATGATTGGGTTCGATTGACGTTGATTGATTTCTTAGAAACGCTTGATCTGTCAAGCCTGACTCTTTGGCTGATCTGGGTTGAGAGCCGTTTGTTTTGAACGGTTTCTTTTTCGATTAGGTTTCGCCGACGGTGGAGCTCCGCTGTATCGTCTCGCTGGCTCCGGAGGAAGCTGTCTTTCTCGCGTCTTGACGCGTGGCCATTGATTGCTGGGCAATCGACCACGTGGTGGAAGCCTAAAGATTGCTTTCCCAACGGTTTCCTTTTGGGTTTACGGCCCAAAAGTTTTATGTTCGATGGCCCTCTGTTTTAAGCTTTCTGGTTGTTCTTGTATCGGGCTTTGTCCTTGTTTGAGCTTTGTCCCTCGATAaaattcagtaaaaaaaaatataaatctgaattttgttaataccatatattttatattttaactatataataagtCACCATGTACAAAGCGCACGTCTTATTTTAGTAATATGTTATTATCATAACACCCCAACATACAAATTGATATAATATGCATACATATTTACATGGCTAGGGAAATACAAATGCACACGTATGTGATCATTTATCCTTTTCCGGAAAGGGCTACACGTATGTGATCATAGTAATAACAAAACTTCAACTCATCTTATCTAATTTGTGATTTAAAGAATCATTCAACGAAattacttaattttttattctcAGTATAATTAAATACATGCTTATtctaacaaaataattaattacatgcttatctaattatataaatttatggtACAACCAAACAGGTGTCCATTGCATATCGGTTAAAAATGGTAAAATTAtaacacaaagaaaaaaaaatccagaaGTCGATTCATGGCTGATCTTCTGGCATTTTCTCCTCAGAGCTTTATTATAGATTGCAGTTAAGTCGTTCTCACCATCTTTAAGACGTACAGGATAAGTGGATAACTTAAGAATTATTGCAttaacaaaatacaaaataacatGTAATGTCTACAAATTTCAAGAATGTTCGTGTATTACATTTTATTCTGGTTTATCATTGTTTAGCTTCAAAAATCAATAGAGACAAATCCACACGTCAAAGTATAAACAAAAAATCGAGCTATGCAGAgagaatataaaatatcattgtTTCAAGGTAATACAGTCAGGAATCACCAAGTCCACAAATAAGAAGACACCGCTACTCCAAAAATATACTTCCTtcgtatttttttaaaaagaataacaGTCCATTTCCATCCCAAAACTTtcgtataataataaatatacacAATCTTTCAACATCATCCTAATTACACacaattcaaatatataaaaatattactctCTCTAATTAGAAATATCGGAACTCGTTTCCACACAATTGAAgatttgggttggttttagtAATTTAGAACGTTAACCGATATTAGACTAGTTGTATCAATTGATTTCATAACTGAATTGAAAACTCAACCCAAACAAAAATCCAACTACCTAACCCGAACcaactttttattaaacattttaaatccCAAAAAGAACATATAAAGAAccctaaaaatcaaaatttaaaatttggcTGTTTATCTTCATAGCTTAGAATTAGTGATGTCTGGATCGTCAAATACTATATCCAAAGCTTCTAATGGATCATCTAATCCGCTGTGAATCGTGAAAGCGAGTGAAAATGCAGAATTTAGAGTCTGTAAATCGCAAAGTTGAAGACAAAGATAAAATCGTCATTTCACCGatcattaaatttaaaataattaatagtgATTCTGCTTGTTTGTACATACGACATGTGTCTATTTATAACAAGGTAACCACCAGCCTACGCATCTTCATTGTTAACACTTGCGAAGTTGTTATATATAACTACTAGCCTACGTATTTGTTAATACAACTTCACTATAAATATACATCTATCTCtctgtaaataaatatattatctcTGCTATTAGTCTTCTCTCTTTTAGATCAATCTTTTCTCTCAAACTTCATTTTCTCTTTCGATTTGTGAAATTGGAAAACACAATTTGGGGATTTTAACTGAGATTTCTATTTACGATTAATTAGTGGGTATG is part of the Brassica rapa cultivar Chiifu-401-42 chromosome A09, CAAS_Brap_v3.01, whole genome shotgun sequence genome and harbors:
- the LOC103840466 gene encoding probable LRR receptor-like serine/threonine-protein kinase At1g29720 isoform X4, translated to MLIVFSVLLFFIIITSFLASSTTSVSPSLHSDELNALEKISTTLGIKGLNLSYGDPCSLGTLKMMQDVDVISNPDTGNSTIRCDCSFNKSTTCHITSIDLKTLGLPGKLPPEFADLPYLQSIDLCRNYLTGSIPMEWASLPYLTSISLCANNLSGPLPTGLQNFKNLTVLGVEANQFSGPIPEELGNLIKLIRLHLTSNQFTGSLPNSLAKLMNLEDFRVSDNNFNGTIPEYIGNWSRLQRLGLLASGLKGPIPDAVTRLENLIDMSISDTTGINSFPNMSSKAIRKLILRNVSLSGAIPSYIWSLPELKTLDLSFNSLTGEVRGIQSAPKFTYLTRNRLSGDAGSGVFLNSKSNIDISYNNFSWSSSCQEKSNINTYQSSYLKNNLTGLLPCAGPINCTSYQRTLHINCGGQNTVIKNSSHKISYEADDSTVYSTTNQHFKTWGISNTGVFAADEHSENDTYIILASSKLPGDSPNLYKTARRSALSLVYYAFCLENGPYNVKLHFMEIQFSDEEPFSRLGRRIFDVYVQGELFLKDFNIKEESNGTMTPVVKEVKAVNVTNHMLEIQLYWAGKGTTLIPKRGNYGPLISAISLCHHSMEPQCGAEKIRHHTNYPLIFGSIAALVTIILLALGIYAWRRCIRDKNTSEQDLRVEGLPTVCFTWRQLQAATNNFDQANKLGEGGFGSVFKGELSDGTIIAVKQLSSKSHQGNREFVNEIGMISGLNHPNLVKLYGCCVEKNQLMLVYEYMENNSLAHMLHGKSSLNLNWRARQKICVGIARGLEFLHEGSMIRMVHRDIKTTNVLLDADLNAKISDFGLARLHEEEHSHISTKIAGTIGYMAPEYALWGQLSEKADVYSFGIVAMEIVSGQSNTKQKGSADHVSLINWAVKLQQKGDITEIVDPVLQGDFNTKEAVRMIKVAIVCTNSSPSLRPTMSEVVQMLEGEVEITQVLSDPGLYGHNWSISNLRDIDTDGGLSTSVVTDQTATRMKSSVSGCDLYPLYPESMILNSTVDFSSSSL